The Mustelus asterias chromosome 18, sMusAst1.hap1.1, whole genome shotgun sequence genome has a window encoding:
- the nkx2.9 gene encoding NK2 transcription factor related, locus 9 translates to MSLTRASFTVRSILNLPDQQEIDHGNQWDGGSSKAMQSAVIKEEAEQNSQHDYSKLSFSGWLGSDKISSDESSTDTASADCVQRKGLSASTKSEKKKKRRVLFSKAQTFELERRFQQQRYLSAPEREHFAHLLSLTPTQVKIWFQNHRYKMKRARVDGSLQIDLNQPQLVRRVAVPVLVRDGKPCHSCSITSVQIQDKPGHTVQPNSYTAFTLHGFQQVPHTGPFGVFPSYHHLTHPVVRRQQWSW, encoded by the exons ATGTCGTTAACGAGGGCCAGCTTCACAGTGCGCAGTATTTTAAATTTACCAGATCAACAGGAAATTGACCATGGAAATCAATGGGATGGAGGAAGTAGCAAAGCAATGCAATCTGCTGTCATTAAGGAAGAAGCTGAGCAAAATTCGCAGCATGACTATTCGAAATTATCCTTTTCGGGATGGCTTGGCTCTGACAAGATTT CATCTGATGAGAGTAGCACAGACACGGCTTCGGCGGATTGTGTCCAAAGGAAAGGCCTCTCAGCCAGCACCAAGAGCGAGAAGAAGAAAAAGCGAAGAGTCCTCTTCTCTAAAGCACAAACCTTTGAGTTGGAGAGAAGATTCCAACAGCAGCGTTACCTGTCCGCCCCTGAGCGCGAACATTTTGCTCACCTTCTGAGTCTGACCCCCACTCAGGTGAAGATCTGGTTCCAGAACCACAGGTATAAAATGAAGAGAGCTCGCGTGGATGGCAGCCTGCAGATAGATCTGAACCAGCCTCAGCTGGTGCGCAGGGTGGCAGTGCCAGTGCTGGTCAGAGATGGCAAACCCTGTCATTCTTGTTCCATTACCTCGGTGCAGATCCAGGACAAGCCGGGCCACACTGTCCAACCCAATTCCTACACTGCTTTTACACTTCATGGCTTTCAGCAAGTACCGCACACAGGACCATTTGGCGTCTTCCCCAGTTATCATCATTTAACACATCCTGTTGTACGGAGACAGCAGTGGAGCTGGTGA